The following coding sequences lie in one Gemmatimonadota bacterium genomic window:
- a CDS encoding alpha-L-fucosidase produces MSATELPRRDFIALAAVAALGHPFRFRSPLLRPRPSASQLLWQRDELALFTHFGVNTFSDREWGDGKELPASFNPPALDARQWTSAAKAAGFRTVVLTAKHHDGFCLWPTATTKHSVAASPFRNGAGDVVREVADACRADGLRLGLYLSPWDRNSPVYGTELYSDFYCDQLSELLTRYGPVHEVWFDGANGEGPTGRRQLYDWPRYWGLVRTLQPDAVIFSDAGPDVRWIGNESGSAGETNWSTVDPSVVPVPGSDGPEVIRMLQEGDPDGTVWRPGETDTSIRPGWFYHPADDDKVRTVDDLVSLYFSSVGRNSKLLLNVPPTREGLLHPTDVARLAGMRGALDRLFGHPLVPTRAAPGHVGATRLTVQHDFRRPTPVGLALLAEDIAQGQVVAHWRLEGQANDGWLPLASGTTIGHKRIVRFPTATLRRVRLVVAESVASGPPPMLQLFAG; encoded by the coding sequence GTGTCTGCAACAGAGCTCCCCCGCCGCGACTTCATTGCCCTTGCTGCCGTGGCGGCGCTCGGCCATCCGTTTCGTTTCCGCTCGCCGCTGCTCCGGCCGCGTCCTTCCGCGTCACAGCTGCTCTGGCAACGCGATGAACTCGCGCTCTTCACGCACTTCGGCGTCAACACCTTTTCCGATCGCGAGTGGGGCGACGGTAAGGAACTGCCCGCGAGCTTCAATCCGCCCGCACTCGATGCGCGCCAGTGGACCTCTGCGGCAAAGGCCGCCGGCTTCCGGACCGTCGTGCTGACAGCCAAACATCACGACGGCTTCTGCCTCTGGCCCACGGCCACCACGAAGCATTCGGTCGCGGCATCGCCCTTCCGGAACGGCGCCGGTGATGTCGTGCGTGAGGTCGCCGATGCCTGTCGGGCGGACGGCCTCCGTCTCGGTCTGTATCTCTCCCCGTGGGATCGCAACTCGCCCGTGTATGGCACCGAGCTCTATTCCGATTTCTACTGCGATCAGCTCAGCGAACTCCTCACCCGATATGGTCCGGTGCACGAGGTCTGGTTCGATGGTGCGAACGGTGAAGGGCCGACTGGCCGCCGGCAACTGTACGACTGGCCGCGATACTGGGGACTCGTGCGTACGCTTCAACCCGATGCCGTGATCTTCTCCGATGCCGGCCCCGATGTCCGCTGGATCGGCAACGAGAGTGGCTCGGCTGGGGAAACGAACTGGTCCACCGTGGACCCGAGCGTGGTACCTGTCCCTGGCAGTGATGGCCCCGAAGTCATCCGAATGCTGCAGGAGGGCGATCCGGACGGCACGGTCTGGCGGCCAGGCGAGACCGACACCTCGATTCGCCCAGGCTGGTTCTATCACCCCGCCGACGACGACAAGGTTCGCACCGTGGATGATCTGGTGTCGCTTTACTTCAGCTCGGTGGGGAGAAATTCCAAGCTGCTCCTCAACGTTCCTCCGACGCGTGAAGGTCTGCTGCATCCAACGGATGTCGCACGACTGGCCGGCATGCGGGGCGCGCTCGATCGGCTGTTCGGACATCCGTTGGTCCCGACGCGTGCGGCCCCGGGCCACGTCGGTGCCACGCGCCTGACCGTGCAGCATGACTTCCGCCGCCCCACGCCCGTGGGACTCGCCCTCCTCGCGGAGGATATTGCGCAGGGGCAGGTGGTGGCGCACTGGCGACTCGAGGGTCAAGCGAACGACGGGTGGTTACCACTGGCCTCCGGTACGACGATTGGCCATAAGCGAATCGTCCGCTTTCCGACAGCCACCCTTCGCCGCGTGCGGCTGGTAGTGGCCGAGTCTGTTGCATCGGGGCCTCCGCCGATGCTGCAGCTCTTCGCGGGTTGA
- a CDS encoding alpha/beta hydrolase-fold protein, protein MPIRTVLSLLFLAAPLGAQVQVPGLPPAPQVYRIRSAILGEVRTIIVQPPPPAATLPAPAVVLYLLDGDGHFDHVRGIVDFLSSNGRLPPALIVAVTNTDRTRDLTPQLIRTPAAERARDGHGGGSEQFAAFLERELVPFIDSVYPTLPFRVLIGHSLGGLFNAEMLARHPKVFQAHIAIDPSLWWDHEASVDRLAKAMHSGAVSRPTFLYLVSANSGSEMLSAARRAVDSLQHPAPDLLRFWYRYLPDEDHGSVVHRAVYDGLETIFREYRLPPDSLAQTMNVAAVDGWFARLSQYYGVTFGTPEFALNRLGMTVLRAHPETGLAMLQANIRRFPKSANTFDTMGDALQQLGRLTEARAEYQKAIAMANRTGAIIGPVSQAKLAELEKRIGGK, encoded by the coding sequence ATGCCGATCCGTACAGTTCTCTCCTTGCTGTTCCTCGCGGCCCCGCTCGGCGCCCAGGTGCAGGTGCCCGGCCTCCCGCCGGCGCCGCAGGTCTATCGCATCCGCTCGGCGATCCTCGGTGAAGTCCGCACCATCATTGTCCAGCCGCCACCGCCCGCCGCCACGCTACCGGCCCCCGCGGTAGTGCTCTACCTGCTCGACGGCGACGGACATTTCGATCACGTGCGCGGCATCGTTGACTTCCTCAGCAGCAACGGCAGGCTCCCGCCGGCACTGATCGTGGCGGTGACGAACACCGACCGGACGCGTGACCTCACGCCGCAACTCATCCGCACGCCCGCCGCGGAACGCGCGCGCGATGGGCACGGCGGCGGCAGCGAACAGTTTGCGGCCTTCCTCGAGCGCGAGCTGGTCCCGTTCATCGACAGTGTCTATCCGACCCTGCCCTTCCGGGTCCTGATCGGGCACTCGCTCGGCGGGCTCTTCAACGCGGAGATGCTGGCGAGGCACCCGAAGGTCTTTCAGGCCCATATCGCCATTGACCCGAGCCTCTGGTGGGACCACGAAGCGTCGGTCGACCGTCTTGCCAAGGCGATGCATAGCGGCGCGGTGAGCCGCCCCACCTTCCTCTACCTCGTGTCGGCCAACTCCGGAAGCGAGATGCTCTCGGCGGCACGCCGCGCCGTCGATTCGCTGCAACACCCTGCCCCCGACTTGCTGCGCTTCTGGTATCGCTACTTGCCCGATGAGGATCACGGCTCCGTGGTACACCGGGCAGTCTATGACGGCCTCGAGACGATCTTTCGCGAGTATCGGCTCCCGCCGGATTCCCTGGCACAGACGATGAATGTCGCCGCCGTTGACGGCTGGTTTGCCCGGCTTTCGCAATACTACGGCGTCACCTTCGGCACTCCCGAATTTGCCCTCAACCGTCTCGGGATGACGGTGTTGCGCGCGCATCCTGAAACAGGCCTCGCAATGCTGCAGGCGAACATCCGGCGCTTTCCGAAGTCGGCCAACACCTTCGACACCATGGGTGATGCGCTGCAACAACTCGGTCGGCTGACCGAGGCGCGCGCAGAGTACCAGAAGGCGATCGCCATGGCAAACCGGACCGGCGCGATCATCGGCCCGGTGTCACAGGCGAAACTGGCGGAGCTCGAGAAGCGGATTGGGGGGAAGTAG
- a CDS encoding fused MFS/spermidine synthase yields the protein MVPLLYALFFLSGAAGLMYESVWTRYLGLFVGHDAYAQILVLVIFLGGMSLGAALVARRADRLANPLLGYALMEGAAGLIGLIFHDGFIAITNQAYSGIFPALAGTPWLGFAKWGVAAILILPQSVLLGTTFPLMSAAVLRRAPAAPGRVLGWLYFSNSIGASIGVLLAGFVLVGLAGLPGVLVTAAILNLVVALGTFLVARHGAAPPAPAPAASSAAPADGLARLLLATAFVTAIASFCYEIDWIRMLSLLLGSATHSFELMLSAFILGLALGAFWIRRNADRFPEPVRALALIQVVMGLLALATLPLYTGAFHVVELVMAATTRSASGYWIFTVVRYAICLVVMLPATICAGMTLPLITRLLLARQQGEAAIGRVYAVNTIGSILGAALAGLLLLPWLGLKGLIIFGGAIDVAVGIALLRTTTLSRRNSARLMVGAAAVVVIVVLTKFDETMLTSGVFRSGKVIPTGNLDMRYYRDGRTATVTVSESPNGLRVLATNGKSDASLGRLSRAPCDALLPRRSLDGDETTQLLLGIVPLAYRPKAVHAAVIGLGSGMSSHAMLSSASLKELVTIEIEPRMIDGARFFLPANRRVFEDPRSRIVVDDAKSWFAASNRRWDIIVSEPSNPWVSGVSGLFTEEFYRRVRAQLAPGGVFAQWLQAYELDDELLLTVLTAFHRAFPDWQIHQVGVADLVLVGSRDGALPTPDWQAAVASPALAADLCRNLPLTSVALESSHFADRRLLAPVLDRFGQANSDFYPVLDLGAERRRYESRTATGMLSLGDRWFNLSRALSDRRAAPVDFSTLLFPGLRRSAAMWQRSWQSAPAPSDSLPWQYVARSQYAWQAWQQLVAGDAAPADWRPWLQQFLEVATVRHSGTAGWIDSTLWNEAEHFAITHRAPPRALAVLHFRRGVQAWDPETALSAARVLADSATVTDGWIGGEELQDGAVVAAIRMGSRSLAAQWYFRLAGFSQRGPEDLRSMILRAWATKETRD from the coding sequence ATGGTCCCTCTGCTCTACGCCCTCTTCTTCCTGAGTGGCGCGGCAGGACTGATGTACGAGTCGGTATGGACGCGGTATCTCGGCCTCTTCGTCGGCCACGATGCCTATGCCCAGATTCTGGTGCTGGTGATTTTTCTCGGCGGGATGTCACTGGGGGCCGCGCTGGTTGCACGTCGCGCGGACCGGCTTGCCAATCCCCTGCTCGGCTACGCGCTGATGGAAGGAGCGGCCGGTCTCATCGGCCTGATCTTCCATGATGGCTTCATCGCCATCACCAATCAGGCCTACAGCGGCATCTTCCCGGCACTCGCCGGAACCCCCTGGCTGGGATTCGCCAAGTGGGGAGTCGCGGCGATCCTCATCCTGCCGCAATCGGTCCTTCTTGGCACCACCTTCCCACTGATGAGTGCCGCGGTGCTACGCCGGGCCCCTGCCGCCCCCGGCCGCGTTCTCGGGTGGCTCTACTTCAGCAATTCCATCGGTGCCTCGATCGGCGTCCTCCTCGCCGGATTTGTGCTCGTGGGTCTGGCGGGGTTGCCCGGTGTGCTGGTCACCGCCGCGATCCTCAATCTGGTGGTGGCGCTGGGGACCTTTCTCGTGGCTCGGCACGGAGCCGCACCGCCGGCACCTGCGCCCGCGGCGTCCAGCGCGGCCCCGGCCGACGGCCTCGCGCGACTGCTGCTCGCTACAGCCTTCGTTACCGCGATCGCCTCGTTCTGCTACGAGATCGACTGGATCCGGATGCTCTCGCTCCTGCTCGGGAGCGCCACCCACTCGTTCGAACTGATGCTCTCGGCCTTCATCCTCGGACTTGCGCTTGGCGCCTTCTGGATTCGTCGCAACGCCGATCGCTTTCCGGAACCGGTCCGCGCGCTCGCACTGATCCAGGTCGTGATGGGGCTGCTCGCGCTTGCGACCCTGCCGCTCTACACCGGTGCGTTTCACGTCGTCGAGCTGGTGATGGCGGCGACCACCAGGAGCGCGTCGGGTTACTGGATCTTTACTGTGGTGCGCTACGCCATCTGTCTCGTGGTGATGCTGCCGGCCACGATCTGTGCCGGGATGACACTCCCGCTCATCACCCGGCTGCTTCTCGCGCGGCAGCAGGGCGAAGCCGCAATCGGCAGGGTGTATGCTGTCAACACGATCGGATCGATCCTCGGCGCCGCGCTCGCCGGACTGCTCCTCCTGCCGTGGCTCGGGCTCAAGGGGCTGATCATCTTTGGCGGCGCGATCGATGTGGCGGTCGGGATCGCACTGCTCCGCACGACGACCCTCTCGCGTCGCAATTCAGCCCGGTTAATGGTGGGCGCTGCGGCGGTCGTGGTGATCGTCGTGCTGACAAAATTCGACGAAACGATGCTCACGTCGGGAGTCTTTCGCAGCGGCAAGGTGATCCCCACCGGTAACCTCGACATGCGCTACTACCGCGACGGACGTACCGCGACGGTGACTGTGTCGGAGTCGCCGAACGGGCTGCGGGTCCTCGCCACCAACGGCAAGTCGGATGCATCGCTCGGTCGGCTGTCGCGTGCGCCGTGCGACGCCCTGTTGCCCAGGCGGTCGCTCGACGGCGACGAGACAACCCAGCTCCTGTTGGGAATTGTGCCGCTCGCCTACCGACCGAAGGCCGTTCACGCCGCCGTGATCGGGCTCGGATCGGGGATGAGCAGCCACGCCATGCTCTCGTCAGCGAGCCTCAAGGAACTGGTCACCATCGAGATCGAGCCGCGCATGATCGATGGCGCCCGTTTCTTCCTGCCGGCCAACCGTCGGGTGTTCGAGGATCCCCGGTCACGCATCGTCGTCGACGACGCCAAGTCATGGTTTGCGGCGAGCAACCGCCGCTGGGACATCATCGTCTCGGAGCCATCCAATCCATGGGTCAGCGGCGTCTCGGGGCTCTTCACCGAGGAGTTCTACCGCCGCGTGCGCGCCCAACTCGCGCCCGGCGGAGTGTTCGCTCAGTGGTTGCAGGCGTACGAACTCGATGATGAACTCCTGCTGACGGTCCTGACCGCGTTCCACCGCGCGTTTCCAGACTGGCAGATTCACCAGGTCGGTGTCGCCGATCTGGTCCTCGTCGGGTCTCGCGACGGTGCCTTGCCCACGCCCGACTGGCAGGCGGCGGTCGCCTCGCCCGCACTCGCAGCGGACCTCTGTCGCAATCTTCCGCTGACCTCAGTGGCGTTGGAGTCATCACACTTTGCAGATCGACGGCTCCTCGCGCCAGTCCTCGATCGATTCGGCCAGGCCAACTCGGATTTCTATCCCGTCCTCGATCTCGGGGCTGAACGGCGCCGGTACGAATCCCGCACAGCAACCGGCATGCTTTCGCTGGGGGACCGCTGGTTCAATCTGTCGCGGGCGCTGAGCGATCGACGTGCAGCGCCAGTCGACTTTTCCACGCTCCTCTTTCCCGGCTTGCGAAGGTCTGCAGCGATGTGGCAACGGAGCTGGCAGAGCGCGCCGGCGCCCAGCGACAGCCTGCCGTGGCAATACGTGGCCCGATCGCAATACGCCTGGCAAGCCTGGCAACAGCTCGTCGCGGGAGATGCGGCGCCGGCCGACTGGCGGCCGTGGCTGCAGCAGTTTCTGGAAGTTGCGACGGTGCGGCACTCTGGCACCGCCGGCTGGATCGACTCGACCCTCTGGAATGAGGCCGAGCATTTTGCGATCACGCATCGCGCGCCACCGCGGGCGCTCGCGGTGTTGCACTTTCGTCGCGGAGTGCAGGCATGGGATCCCGAGACCGCGCTCAGCGCCGCGCGTGTGCTCGCCGATTCAGCCACGGTGACAGATGGCTGGATCGGTGGGGAAGAACTTCAGGATGGCGCCGTCGTCGCGGCGATCCGGATGGGGAGTCGGTCGCTGGCAGCGCAGTGGTATTTCCGGCTGGCGGGGTTCTCGCAACGTGGCCCCGAGGATTTGCGTTCGATGATTCTCCGCGCCTGGGCCACGAAAGAGACGAGAGACTAG